From Cyanobium sp. Tous-M-B4, the proteins below share one genomic window:
- a CDS encoding fatty acid desaturase, which produces MGAATPSALEDQRIRAAVSERRQPLPGRQRKFKGGTTSFMLAMHVGAVFALLPRFWSWQAVVVLAVLYWTTVLGVTLGLHRMLTHRSFSAPLWLEHLLVLMGALACQSGPIEWVGLHRHHHKYSDQPNDHHDAARGLWWAHSDWMLHEIPALQHVGRLTGDLQRDPFYRWLDRWFLLLQLPLGAALYWYGELAGVHGGGLGLVLWAIPLRLVIVYHVTWLVNSATHFCGYRNFNSPDLSRNCWWVAILSFGEGWHNNHHAFPHSARHGLRWFEFDITWQHIKLLRKLGWAKRVREASYNPS; this is translated from the coding sequence TTGGGTGCGGCCACACCCAGCGCGCTTGAGGATCAGCGCATCCGCGCTGCTGTATCCGAAAGGCGCCAACCCCTGCCGGGCCGCCAGCGCAAGTTCAAGGGGGGCACCACCAGCTTCATGCTGGCGATGCACGTGGGTGCGGTGTTTGCCCTGCTGCCGCGCTTCTGGAGCTGGCAGGCCGTGGTGGTGCTGGCGGTGCTCTATTGGACCACCGTGCTGGGGGTGACCCTGGGTCTGCACCGGATGCTGACCCACCGCAGCTTCAGTGCCCCCCTGTGGCTGGAGCACCTCCTGGTGCTGATGGGAGCCCTGGCCTGCCAGAGCGGCCCGATCGAATGGGTGGGACTGCACCGCCACCACCACAAGTATTCCGACCAACCCAACGACCACCACGACGCGGCCCGGGGCCTGTGGTGGGCCCACAGCGACTGGATGCTGCACGAAATCCCGGCCCTGCAACACGTGGGCAGGCTCACCGGCGACCTGCAGCGCGACCCCTTCTACCGCTGGCTGGATCGCTGGTTTCTGCTGCTGCAACTGCCCCTCGGCGCCGCTCTTTATTGGTATGGCGAGCTGGCCGGCGTCCATGGCGGCGGCCTGGGCCTGGTGCTCTGGGCCATCCCGCTGCGCCTGGTGATCGTATATCACGTCACCTGGCTGGTGAATTCCGCCACCCACTTCTGCGGCTACCGCAACTTCAATTCACCGGATCTATCGCGCAATTGCTGGTGGGTGGCAATCTTGAGCTTCGGCGAGGGCTGGCACAACAACCACCACGCCTTCCCCCACTCAGCGCGCCACGGCCTGCGCTGGTTTGAGTTCGACATCACCTGGCAGCACATCAAGCTGCTGCGCAAGCTGGGCTGGGCCAAGCGAGTGCGGGAAGCGAGCTACAACCCCTCCTGA
- the gcvP gene encoding aminomethyl-transferring glycine dehydrogenase: MAAADAPDLSFIGRHIGPSAAEQQRMLAELGASSLEALAAQVVPADLLLDPAASAAGLPEPCSEAQALAELAEIAAANQLQRSLIGQGYYGTATPALIQRQVFENPAWYTAYTPYQAEIAQGRLEALLNFQTLISELTGLPIANASLLDEATAAAEAMAMASAVCKRPAAVRFLVDRAVFPQTLAVLQTRAEPLGIQLELVAAESLAAAPLPADAFGLLIQLPGRQGRLWDPSELLASARQAGLITAVAIDPLAQVLLEPVGHLGADIAVGSAQRLGVPLGFGGPHAAFFATGEQFKRQIPGRLVGRSLDAAGQPALRLALQTREQHIRRDKATSNICTAQVLLAVMAGFYAVHHGPDGLEAIARRLLSLRADLVAGLEALTLPVLPGQGFDTVWLPLPPDQAEVLVAAALAAGFNLHQAEDGVGISLDELSSAAELERLLLALAGCAEPWRELGNSPPAGPAMPLRQQPWLRQSVFHRYRSETELLRYIQRLSAKDLSLVHGMIPLGSCTMKLNAAAELAPVSWPAFSQLHPFAPAEQAAGYQLLAADLERWLALITGFAGVSLQPNAGSQGEYAGLLAIRAWHRSRGEAHRTVCLIPTSAHGTNPASAVMAGLQVVAVACDEAGNIDLADLEAKAAAHAEQLAALMVTYPSTHGVFEPAIRRICELVHARGGQVYLDGANLNAQVGLCKPGLYGADVCHLNLHKTFCIPHGGGGPGVGPIAVASHLLPFLPGAVGVECGGVGPVAAAPLGSASILTISWMYIRMMGGAGLRQASQVALLAANLLAARLEPHFPVLYRGMGGRVAHECILDLRPLKRSCGLEVDDLAKRLMDYGFHAPTVSWPVAGTVMVEPTESESLAELDRFCAAMVAIRQEAAALEAGSADPLNNPLKRAPHTLAAVTADHWDRPYTRQQAAFPAGEDQRLSKFWPAVARIDNAYGDRNLVCTCPSMEELAGQALAEQELAQVVPAATVL, encoded by the coding sequence ATGGCAGCTGCGGACGCACCAGACCTCTCTTTTATTGGGCGCCATATCGGTCCGAGCGCCGCTGAGCAGCAGCGGATGTTGGCGGAACTCGGAGCGTCCAGCCTCGAGGCCCTGGCCGCCCAGGTGGTGCCCGCCGATTTGCTTCTAGATCCGGCGGCCTCGGCTGCGGGTTTGCCCGAGCCCTGCAGTGAGGCCCAGGCCCTGGCCGAACTTGCCGAGATCGCTGCGGCCAACCAGCTGCAGCGCAGCTTGATCGGCCAGGGCTACTACGGCACCGCCACGCCGGCGCTGATCCAGCGCCAGGTGTTTGAAAACCCCGCCTGGTACACCGCCTACACCCCCTATCAGGCCGAAATTGCCCAGGGCCGGCTTGAGGCCCTGCTGAATTTTCAGACCCTGATCAGCGAGCTCACCGGCCTGCCGATCGCCAATGCCTCCTTATTGGATGAGGCCACCGCCGCGGCCGAAGCCATGGCTATGGCCAGCGCTGTCTGCAAGCGCCCCGCTGCAGTGCGCTTTCTGGTGGATCGGGCCGTGTTCCCCCAGACCCTGGCGGTGCTGCAAACCCGGGCCGAGCCCCTGGGCATCCAGCTCGAGCTGGTGGCAGCCGAGTCGCTGGCTGCAGCCCCCCTGCCAGCGGATGCTTTTGGTTTGCTGATCCAGCTGCCTGGCCGCCAGGGCCGGCTCTGGGATCCCAGCGAACTGCTGGCTAGCGCCCGCCAAGCCGGGCTGATCACGGCTGTGGCGATCGATCCCCTGGCCCAGGTGCTGCTGGAGCCGGTGGGTCACCTCGGCGCTGATATCGCCGTCGGCAGCGCCCAGCGCCTGGGGGTGCCGCTCGGTTTTGGTGGTCCCCATGCCGCTTTTTTTGCCACGGGCGAGCAGTTCAAGCGCCAGATCCCCGGCCGCCTGGTGGGGCGCTCGCTGGATGCGGCAGGCCAGCCGGCCCTGCGCCTGGCCCTGCAGACCCGCGAACAGCACATCCGCCGCGACAAGGCCACCAGCAACATCTGCACCGCCCAGGTGCTGTTGGCTGTGATGGCTGGCTTCTATGCCGTGCACCATGGCCCTGATGGCCTCGAGGCGATCGCCCGGCGCTTGCTCAGCCTGCGGGCGGACCTTGTGGCTGGCCTGGAGGCCCTCACTCTGCCGGTGTTGCCGGGCCAGGGTTTTGACACGGTGTGGCTGCCCCTGCCTCCGGATCAGGCCGAGGTGCTGGTGGCCGCTGCCCTGGCGGCCGGCTTCAACCTGCACCAGGCAGAAGATGGCGTTGGCATCAGCCTTGATGAGCTGAGCAGCGCCGCGGAGCTGGAGCGGCTGCTGCTGGCGCTGGCTGGCTGCGCTGAGCCCTGGCGGGAGCTGGGCAACAGCCCGCCTGCTGGCCCGGCCATGCCCCTGCGCCAGCAGCCCTGGTTGCGGCAGAGCGTCTTCCACCGCTACCGCAGTGAAACCGAGCTGTTGCGCTACATCCAGCGCCTTTCAGCCAAGGATCTATCTCTGGTGCACGGGATGATCCCCCTTGGCAGCTGCACCATGAAGCTCAATGCCGCCGCCGAGCTGGCGCCGGTGAGCTGGCCGGCCTTCAGCCAGCTGCACCCCTTCGCCCCGGCTGAGCAGGCCGCCGGATACCAGCTTCTGGCGGCGGATCTGGAGCGCTGGCTGGCGCTGATCACCGGTTTTGCCGGTGTGTCGCTGCAGCCCAATGCCGGCTCCCAGGGGGAATATGCCGGCCTGCTGGCGATCCGGGCCTGGCACCGCAGCCGGGGGGAAGCCCATCGCACCGTTTGTTTGATTCCCACCAGCGCCCATGGCACAAACCCAGCCAGCGCCGTGATGGCTGGCCTGCAGGTGGTGGCGGTGGCCTGCGACGAGGCCGGCAACATCGATCTCGCCGACCTGGAGGCCAAGGCCGCTGCCCACGCCGAGCAGCTGGCGGCGCTGATGGTCACCTATCCCTCCACCCACGGCGTGTTTGAGCCGGCTATTCGCCGTATCTGCGAGCTGGTGCACGCCCGCGGCGGCCAGGTGTACCTCGATGGTGCCAACCTCAACGCCCAGGTGGGCCTGTGCAAGCCAGGCCTCTACGGCGCCGATGTCTGCCACCTCAACCTGCACAAGACCTTCTGCATTCCCCACGGCGGCGGCGGCCCCGGCGTGGGCCCGATTGCGGTGGCATCCCATCTACTGCCTTTCTTGCCGGGTGCCGTAGGGGTTGAGTGCGGAGGGGTGGGGCCTGTGGCTGCGGCACCCCTGGGCAGTGCTTCGATTCTGACTATCAGCTGGATGTACATCCGCATGATGGGCGGCGCGGGCCTGCGCCAGGCCAGCCAGGTGGCCCTGCTGGCCGCCAACCTGCTGGCCGCCCGCCTGGAGCCCCACTTCCCCGTGCTCTACCGGGGCATGGGCGGGCGCGTGGCCCACGAGTGCATCCTCGATCTGCGGCCGCTCAAGCGCAGCTGCGGCCTGGAGGTCGATGACCTGGCCAAGCGTCTGATGGACTACGGCTTCCATGCCCCCACGGTGAGCTGGCCAGTGGCGGGCACGGTGATGGTGGAACCCACGGAAAGCGAGTCGCTCGCTGAGCTCGACCGCTTCTGCGCGGCCATGGTGGCGATCCGCCAGGAGGCCGCGGCGCTGGAGGCCGGCAGCGCCGATCCCCTCAACAACCCCCTCAAGCGAGCCCCCCACACCCTGGCCGCCGTGACTGCCGACCACTGGGACAGGCCCTATACCCGCCAACAGGCGGCATTTCCGGCTGGTGAGGATCAGCGCCTATCGAAGTTTTGGCCGGCGGTGGCCCGGATTGACAACGCCTACGGCGATCGCAACCTGGTGTGCACCTGCCCGAGCATGGAGGAGCTTGCAGGGCAGGCGCTGGCAGAGCAGGAACTGGCCCAAGTGGTGCCAGCTGCCACTGTTCTTTAG
- a CDS encoding fatty acid desaturase → MAAPVSPSAPATQRLATRKPAFINQGVSGQRRAEALHRPRHGEAASTQGSKTTPWVTIGFMAVIHVLALVALLPQFWSVPALASFLVLYWVTACLGVTIGYHRMLSHRAFRVPQWLERFFATCGALSCQHGPIDWVGLHRHHHKFSDTEVDHHTSLKGFWWSHMAWMLQPIPAMAAVPRFTGDIARDPYYRWLNTNFLLLQAPLAALLFWIGTATGAGGWALVLWGIPLRLVVVYHCTWLVNSATHLWGSVAHDSGDGSKNNWWVAALTFGEGWHNNHHAFPHSARHGFGPQIDLTWQHIRLMRFLGLAKHVRLPAAAAPQRT, encoded by the coding sequence ATGGCCGCACCAGTTAGTCCCAGCGCACCAGCCACCCAGCGCCTTGCCACCCGCAAGCCCGCCTTCATCAACCAAGGCGTCAGCGGCCAGCGCCGCGCCGAGGCCCTGCACCGGCCGCGCCATGGCGAAGCCGCTAGCACCCAGGGGTCGAAAACCACCCCCTGGGTCACCATCGGCTTCATGGCCGTCATCCATGTGCTGGCGCTGGTTGCCCTGCTGCCCCAGTTCTGGAGCGTGCCGGCCTTGGCCAGCTTCCTGGTGCTCTATTGGGTCACCGCCTGCCTGGGCGTGACGATCGGCTACCACCGCATGCTCAGCCACCGTGCCTTCCGGGTACCCCAGTGGCTGGAGCGTTTCTTCGCCACCTGCGGCGCCCTCAGCTGCCAGCACGGTCCGATCGACTGGGTGGGCCTGCACCGCCACCACCACAAGTTTTCCGATACGGAAGTGGACCACCACACCAGCCTGAAGGGCTTCTGGTGGAGCCACATGGCCTGGATGCTCCAGCCCATCCCCGCCATGGCTGCCGTGCCCAGGTTCACCGGCGATATCGCCAGAGATCCCTACTACCGCTGGTTGAACACCAATTTCCTGTTGCTGCAGGCGCCCCTAGCGGCCCTGCTGTTTTGGATCGGCACCGCCACTGGCGCTGGTGGCTGGGCCCTGGTGCTCTGGGGCATCCCCCTGCGCCTGGTCGTTGTTTACCACTGCACCTGGCTGGTGAATTCAGCAACCCACCTTTGGGGCAGCGTTGCCCACGACAGCGGTGACGGCTCCAAAAACAACTGGTGGGTCGCGGCGCTCACCTTCGGCGAGGGCTGGCACAACAACCACCACGCCTTTCCCCACTCGGCTCGCCACGGCTTTGGCCCCCAAATCGATCTCACCTGGCAGCACATCCGCCTGATGCGCTTCCTGGGCCTGGCCAAGCACGTACGCCTGCCCGCAGCCGCTGCACCTCAGCGGACCTGA
- a CDS encoding diflavin flavoprotein codes for MGAKNLERRVIQLPIEPGLICLKGLSPTRLRFEVEYGLERGTTANSFLFQQVPLLVHPPGASFAEPFLAELAKLVPAEAPLKVVVGHVNPNRVALLHQLAARWPKLLLVSSNAGAKLLEELWNLQKPAAPGSETTPEPIPALPRIDVVKQEASRNLVDGHVLRLIPTPTPRWPGALMAFEETSGLLMSGKFFAAHLCSESFAEANRSSSEEDRRYFYDCLMAPMARQVESVVERLEALDIRTIAPGHGPAISESWRSLLNDYHRWGATQERARLSVALLFASAYGNTAAIADTLAQGVARTGVRVESINCEFTPPEQLLAAIRSCDAILIGSPTLGGHAPTPIVSALGTVLAEGDRSKPVGVFGSFGWSGEALDLLESKLRDGGFHFAFEPIKVKFSPDAASLKAIEETGTALGRQLQSEQRKVQRRSASGGLSESRSNPAVQALGRVVGSLCVLTTSKGEGGNRLSSAMVASWVSQASFSPPGFTVAVAKDRAVEALLHVGDCFALNVLAAGRETGPMKQFLQPFAPGADRFAGLELEHSPSGQPLLPEALAWLDATVQQRMECGDHWLLYAQVSQGGVLDASATTAVHQRRSGANY; via the coding sequence ATGGGCGCAAAAAACCTGGAGCGTCGGGTGATCCAGCTCCCCATCGAGCCGGGGCTGATCTGCCTCAAGGGGCTGAGCCCCACCCGGCTGCGCTTCGAGGTGGAATACGGCCTGGAGCGCGGCACCACCGCCAACAGCTTCCTGTTCCAGCAGGTGCCCCTGCTGGTCCATCCCCCCGGGGCCTCCTTTGCCGAGCCCTTCCTGGCGGAGCTGGCGAAGCTGGTGCCGGCCGAGGCCCCCTTGAAGGTGGTGGTGGGTCACGTCAACCCCAATCGGGTAGCTCTGCTGCACCAACTGGCGGCCCGCTGGCCCAAGCTGCTGCTGGTTAGCTCCAACGCCGGCGCCAAGCTGCTCGAAGAGCTTTGGAACCTGCAGAAACCGGCCGCCCCCGGCAGCGAAACAACCCCAGAGCCGATCCCAGCGCTGCCTCGGATCGATGTGGTGAAGCAGGAGGCCAGCCGCAACCTCGTCGATGGCCACGTGCTGCGCCTGATTCCCACCCCCACCCCCCGCTGGCCCGGGGCGCTGATGGCCTTCGAGGAGACCAGCGGCCTGCTGATGAGCGGCAAATTTTTCGCGGCCCACCTCTGCAGCGAGAGCTTCGCTGAAGCCAACCGCAGCAGCAGTGAGGAAGACCGCCGCTACTTCTACGACTGCCTGATGGCACCGATGGCGCGCCAGGTGGAGTCGGTGGTGGAGCGGCTCGAAGCACTCGACATCCGCACCATTGCCCCCGGCCACGGGCCGGCGATCAGCGAGAGCTGGCGCAGCCTGCTCAACGACTACCACCGCTGGGGCGCAACCCAGGAGCGGGCGCGCCTATCGGTGGCACTGCTATTTGCCAGCGCCTACGGCAACACGGCCGCCATCGCCGATACCCTCGCCCAGGGGGTCGCCCGCACCGGCGTGCGGGTGGAGAGCATCAACTGCGAGTTCACGCCACCTGAGCAGCTGCTGGCGGCGATCCGCAGCTGCGATGCAATCTTGATCGGCTCTCCCACCCTCGGCGGCCATGCCCCCACACCGATCGTGTCAGCCCTGGGCACGGTGCTAGCTGAGGGCGACCGCAGCAAGCCGGTTGGGGTCTTTGGCAGCTTTGGCTGGAGCGGTGAAGCCCTGGATCTGCTGGAGAGCAAGCTGCGCGATGGCGGCTTCCACTTCGCCTTTGAACCGATCAAGGTGAAGTTCAGCCCCGATGCGGCCAGCCTCAAAGCCATCGAAGAAACCGGCACCGCCCTGGGCCGCCAACTGCAGAGCGAACAGCGCAAGGTGCAACGCCGAAGCGCCAGTGGCGGCCTCAGCGAGAGCCGCAGCAATCCAGCAGTGCAGGCCCTGGGCCGGGTGGTGGGCTCCCTGTGCGTGCTCACCACCAGCAAAGGGGAGGGGGGGAACCGCCTCAGCAGCGCCATGGTAGCCAGCTGGGTGAGCCAGGCCAGCTTCTCGCCACCAGGCTTCACCGTGGCCGTAGCGAAAGACCGGGCGGTGGAGGCCCTACTGCACGTCGGCGATTGCTTTGCTCTCAACGTGCTGGCCGCAGGGCGTGAAACCGGACCGATGAAACAGTTTTTGCAGCCGTTTGCCCCAGGCGCCGACCGCTTCGCCGGCCTGGAGCTCGAGCACAGCCCCAGCGGCCAACCGCTTCTACCTGAGGCCCTCGCCTGGCTGGACGCCACGGTGCAGCAGCGCATGGAATGCGGCGACCACTGGCTGCTGTATGCCCAGGTGAGCCAGGGCGGCGTGCTAGATGCCAGTGCCACCACGGCCGTGCACCAGCGCCGCAGCGGCGCCAACTACTGA
- the gcvH gene encoding glycine cleavage system protein GcvH, translating into MALPIPGDCRYADSHEYVRPEGERLRLGLSAFAVDQLGDIVFVELPAVGASLVQGASFGTVESVKAVEDLLAPVSGVVLARNEAVLASPEELQNDPYGEGWLLVLQPADPAQLAGLLDPATYSAKVQGA; encoded by the coding sequence ATGGCGCTCCCCATCCCCGGTGATTGCCGCTACGCCGACAGCCACGAATACGTGCGCCCTGAGGGCGAGAGGCTGCGGCTGGGTCTGAGTGCCTTCGCCGTCGACCAGCTCGGCGACATCGTGTTTGTCGAGCTGCCTGCAGTGGGCGCCAGCCTTGTTCAGGGGGCCAGTTTTGGCACCGTTGAATCGGTGAAGGCGGTGGAAGATCTGCTGGCGCCGGTGAGCGGTGTGGTGCTGGCCCGCAATGAGGCGGTGCTCGCTAGCCCGGAGGAGCTGCAGAACGATCCCTACGGCGAGGGTTGGCTGCTGGTGCTCCAGCCAGCTGATCCGGCCCAGCTCGCTGGCCTGCTGGATCCGGCCACCTACTCGGCCAAGGTGCAAGGCGCCTGA
- a CDS encoding methionine gamma-lyase family protein, translating to MADAAEALARQAAERVAAAVAATAAAAAHHTSQVQPRLARVLEAFAAERLGTQHFASVSGYGHGDQGREVIDRVFARVLQAEAAAVRLQFVSGTHAIAAALFGVLRPGDRLLALTGRPYDTLEEVIGIRGSGQGSLAEFGIAYAELALTDAGLVDFDGLEEALALPTRMVLIQRSCGYSWRPSLSVAQIGLLCERVKALQPGCVVFVDNCYGELVEAQEPTAVGADLIAGSLIKNLGGTIAPTGGYVAGRAELVEQACCRLTAPGIGGEGGTSFDLNRLLAQGLFLAPQMVAEALICSELVAAVFSDLGYAVQPLPGAPRSDVIQAVRLGDPERLKTVCRAFQAASPVGAYLDPVPAPMPGYASALVMAGGTFIDGSTSEFSADAPLREPYVLFAQGGTHRAHAQIALERALVALAQAGHQV from the coding sequence ATGGCGGATGCAGCGGAGGCCTTGGCCCGTCAGGCCGCCGAGCGGGTGGCCGCTGCCGTGGCCGCCACTGCCGCTGCCGCCGCCCACCACACCAGCCAGGTGCAGCCGCGGCTGGCCCGGGTGCTTGAGGCTTTCGCCGCTGAGCGGCTCGGCACCCAGCACTTCGCTTCGGTGAGCGGCTACGGCCATGGCGACCAGGGCCGGGAGGTAATCGATCGGGTGTTTGCCCGGGTGCTGCAGGCGGAAGCCGCGGCCGTGCGACTCCAATTTGTCAGTGGTACCCACGCCATAGCAGCGGCGTTGTTTGGTGTGCTGCGCCCCGGCGACCGCCTGCTGGCCCTCACCGGCCGCCCCTACGACACCCTCGAAGAGGTGATTGGCATCCGCGGTAGCGGCCAGGGCTCCCTGGCGGAATTCGGCATCGCCTACGCCGAGCTGGCGCTCACCGATGCAGGCCTGGTCGATTTCGACGGCCTGGAGGAGGCCCTGGCGCTGCCCACCCGCATGGTGCTGATCCAGCGCAGTTGCGGCTACAGCTGGCGGCCGTCCCTGTCGGTGGCCCAGATCGGCCTGCTCTGCGAGCGGGTAAAAGCGCTCCAGCCCGGCTGCGTCGTGTTTGTCGACAACTGCTACGGCGAGCTGGTGGAGGCCCAGGAACCCACGGCGGTGGGGGCCGATCTGATTGCCGGCTCCTTGATCAAAAACCTCGGCGGCACCATCGCCCCCACCGGCGGTTACGTGGCCGGCCGGGCTGAGTTGGTCGAGCAGGCCTGCTGCCGGCTCACGGCGCCCGGCATCGGCGGCGAAGGGGGCACCAGCTTCGACCTCAACCGCCTGCTGGCCCAGGGGCTTTTCCTGGCTCCCCAGATGGTGGCTGAGGCCCTGATCTGCAGCGAGCTGGTGGCGGCCGTGTTCTCGGATCTGGGCTACGCGGTGCAGCCCCTGCCCGGTGCCCCCCGCAGCGATGTGATCCAGGCGGTGCGGCTCGGCGATCCCGAGCGGCTCAAAACCGTTTGCCGGGCCTTCCAGGCCGCATCACCGGTGGGCGCCTACCTCGATCCGGTGCCGGCGCCGATGCCCGGCTACGCCAGTGCCCTGGTGATGGCGGGCGGCACCTTCATCGACGGCAGCACCAGCGAGTTTTCCGCCGATGCGCCGCTGCGGGAGCCCTACGTGCTGTTTGCCCAGGGCGGCACCCACCGCGCCCATGCCCAGATCGCCCTGGAACGGGCCCTGGTGGCACTGGCGCAGGCAGGCCACCAGGTCTGA
- the rplI gene encoding 50S ribosomal protein L9: protein MAKRVQVVLNADVLSLGKNGDLVEVAPGYARNFLVPTGKAQPVTAAVLRQVEARRAKEAERQAALKAEAIAFRTALDTIGRFTVKKQTGGDDVLFGTVTNGDVAEAIEAATKKEVDRRDITVPEIHRTGSYKVQVKLHPEVTAELNLEVASF from the coding sequence ATGGCTAAGCGCGTTCAAGTCGTCCTCAACGCCGACGTTCTCAGCCTGGGAAAGAACGGTGATCTGGTGGAAGTAGCCCCCGGCTACGCCCGCAACTTCCTGGTTCCCACCGGCAAGGCCCAGCCCGTCACTGCAGCTGTGCTGCGCCAGGTGGAAGCGCGCCGCGCCAAGGAGGCGGAGCGTCAGGCTGCCCTCAAGGCTGAGGCGATCGCCTTCCGCACCGCCCTCGACACGATCGGCCGCTTCACGGTCAAGAAGCAGACTGGCGGCGACGACGTGCTGTTTGGCACCGTTACCAACGGTGACGTGGCCGAAGCGATCGAAGCTGCCACCAAGAAAGAGGTCGATCGCCGCGACATCACGGTGCCCGAAATCCACCGCACCGGCTCCTACAAGGTCCAGGTGAAACTCCACCCCGAAGTCACCGCCGAGCTCAACCTGGAAGTCGCCAGCTTCTGA
- the dnaB gene encoding replicative DNA helicase — MVSVPLNQSSSRESRSDGRSEARFEALPDSVPPQNLEAEEAVLGGILLDPDAIGRIADVLQAEAFYLGAHREIYRTAVMLHSQGKPTDLTAMCAWLADTGVLEKVGGQGRLVELVERITSTASIDQVARLVMDKFLRRQLIRSGNEVIALGFDQSKPMEQVLDEAEQKIFAISQEKPSTGLTPTAEILTSTFNEIESRSLGTAVAGIPCNFYDLDAITQGLQRSDLIIVAGRPAMGKTSIVLNIAKNVAQLHQLPVCVFSLEMSKEQLTYRLLSMEVGIESGRLRTGRLQQEEWPLLGQGINSLGQLPLFLDDKPNSGVLEMRSLCRRLMAETGKELGLIVIDYLQLMEGSTPDNRVQELSRITRGLKGMARELNVPVIALSQLSRGVESRTNKRPMLSDLRESGSIEQDADLVLMIYRDEYYNPETPDRGITEVIVTKHRNGPVGTVKLLFEPQFTRFRNLAA, encoded by the coding sequence ATGGTGAGCGTTCCCCTCAACCAATCCAGCAGCCGCGAATCCCGTTCAGACGGGCGCTCGGAAGCCCGTTTTGAGGCCCTGCCCGATTCGGTGCCGCCCCAGAACCTCGAAGCCGAAGAGGCCGTGCTGGGCGGCATCCTGCTGGACCCAGACGCCATCGGCCGCATCGCCGACGTGCTGCAGGCCGAGGCCTTTTATCTCGGCGCCCACCGCGAGATCTACCGCACGGCGGTGATGTTGCACAGCCAGGGCAAACCCACCGACCTCACGGCGATGTGCGCCTGGTTGGCGGACACCGGTGTCCTGGAGAAGGTTGGCGGTCAGGGCCGGCTGGTGGAGCTGGTGGAGCGCATCACCTCGACAGCCTCGATCGACCAGGTGGCTCGCCTGGTGATGGACAAGTTTTTGCGGCGCCAGTTGATTCGCTCCGGTAACGAGGTGATCGCCCTGGGCTTTGATCAGAGCAAGCCGATGGAGCAGGTGCTCGATGAGGCCGAGCAAAAGATCTTCGCGATCAGCCAGGAGAAGCCCAGCACCGGCCTCACCCCCACAGCCGAGATCCTCACCAGCACCTTCAACGAGATCGAGAGCCGCTCACTGGGCACCGCCGTGGCCGGCATCCCGTGCAACTTCTACGACCTTGATGCCATCACCCAGGGCCTACAGCGCAGCGACCTCATTATTGTGGCCGGCCGGCCGGCGATGGGCAAAACCTCAATCGTGCTCAACATCGCCAAAAACGTCGCCCAGCTGCACCAGCTGCCGGTGTGTGTGTTCTCCCTGGAGATGAGCAAGGAGCAGCTCACCTACCGCCTGCTGTCGATGGAGGTGGGCATCGAAAGCGGACGGCTGCGCACCGGCCGGCTGCAACAGGAGGAGTGGCCCCTGCTGGGCCAGGGCATTAACAGCCTCGGCCAGCTGCCCCTTTTCCTCGACGACAAACCCAACTCCGGCGTGCTGGAGATGCGTTCCCTCTGCCGCAGGCTCATGGCCGAAACAGGCAAGGAGCTGGGCCTGATCGTGATCGACTACCTGCAGCTGATGGAGGGCTCCACCCCCGACAACCGGGTGCAGGAGCTCAGCCGCATCACCCGGGGCCTCAAGGGCATGGCCCGCGAGCTCAACGTGCCGGTGATCGCCCTTTCCCAGCTGAGCCGCGGCGTCGAATCGCGCACCAACAAGCGCCCGATGCTCAGTGACCTGCGCGAATCGGGCTCGATCGAGCAGGACGCCGACCTGGTGCTGATGATCTACCGAGACGAGTACTACAACCCGGAAACCCCCGACCGGGGCATCACCGAAGTGATCGTGACCAAGCACCGCAACGGCCCGGTGGGCACAGTCAAGCTGTTGTTTGAGCCGCAGTTCACCCGCTTCCGCAACCTGGCGGCTTGA
- a CDS encoding rubrerythrin family protein — protein sequence MDIAKPSTKANLEAAFGGESMANRKYLFFAEVAKQVGNPELAKLFRDTAAQETEHAFAHFRLLHPELVIDDPANLSGEQKQALLSRCLELAIEGETYEYTTMYPEFADQARIDRDGEAAAEFQEQIDESQQHAGIFRTAAKNFGLLTPIEQHHAERYGIALEALQGKGVAGEADEPVAGKWICKLCSMIYDPTAGDPDSGIAPGTPFEAIPDDWRCPICGARKASFVPYREPQLLGV from the coding sequence ATGGATATCGCCAAGCCCAGCACCAAGGCCAATCTTGAAGCTGCTTTTGGCGGCGAGAGCATGGCCAATCGCAAATACCTATTTTTCGCGGAGGTGGCCAAGCAGGTCGGCAACCCCGAGCTGGCCAAGCTATTTCGCGATACCGCTGCCCAGGAAACAGAGCACGCCTTCGCCCACTTCCGGCTGCTCCATCCCGAACTCGTCATCGACGATCCCGCCAACCTCTCCGGCGAGCAGAAGCAGGCCCTGCTCAGCCGCTGCCTGGAGCTCGCAATCGAGGGCGAAACCTACGAGTACACCACCATGTATCCGGAGTTTGCCGACCAGGCCCGCATCGATCGCGATGGCGAAGCCGCAGCTGAATTCCAGGAGCAGATCGACGAATCACAGCAGCACGCCGGCATCTTTCGCACCGCCGCCAAAAACTTCGGCCTGCTGACGCCGATCGAGCAGCACCACGCCGAGCGCTACGGCATCGCCCTCGAAGCCCTGCAGGGCAAGGGGGTGGCCGGAGAGGCAGACGAGCCCGTAGCGGGCAAGTGGATCTGCAAACTGTGCTCGATGATTTACGACCCCACCGCCGGCGACCCCGATTCCGGCATCGCTCCGGGCACCCCCTTTGAAGCGATCCCCGACGACTGGCGTTGCCCGATCTGCGGCGCCCGCAAGGCCAGCTTCGTGCCCTACCGGGAACCCCAACTTCTGGGCGTTTGA